One window of the Halictus rubicundus isolate RS-2024b chromosome 6, iyHalRubi1_principal, whole genome shotgun sequence genome contains the following:
- the LOC143354861 gene encoding phenoloxidase 2-like, protein MTDIRSGILCLFDRPAEPVCVPKGEKKVVFDIPADYLSDRYRPVATQIFNRFSDETESKLQVKQITLPDLSFPMQLGRLVPFSLFIPSHRKYAGRLIDIFMGSYYSIRFTLILRITRLRIFVQNKNCLSRLREVYLNKLYLKILGKFLLLCI, encoded by the exons ATGACAGACATTAGATCGGGTATTTTGTGCTTGTTTGATCGACCTGCTGAACCGGTCTGTGTACCCAAGGGAGAGAAGAAAGTCGTTTTCGACATACCAGCTGATTACTTG TCTGACAGATACCGTCCTGTAGCGACCCAAATATTCAATCGTTTCTCCGATGAAACCGAGTCTAAACTTCAAGTGAAACAGATTACTCTTCCGGATCTTAGTTTTCCTATGCAATTGGGTCGGCTTGTGCCTTTTTCGCTGTTCATTCCCTCGCATCGAAAATATGCAGGACGTCTTATTGATATTTTCATGGGTTCGTACTATTCTATACgatttacactaattttacgcattactagattgcggatttttgtgcaaaataaaaattgtttatctcGATTGCGAGAAGT TTACCTTAATAAGTTGTACCTTAAAATTCTTGGGAAATTTTTACTACTGTGCATCTGA